The following are encoded together in the Drosophila takahashii strain IR98-3 E-12201 chromosome X, DtakHiC1v2, whole genome shotgun sequence genome:
- the LOC108068074 gene encoding chaperone protein DnaJ — protein MEEDYYMILGVSQDATEGEIRQAYKRMALIYHPDKNQHPQTVAHFRKIKEAFDVLSVESLRNAYDRALHRRSSNTNSIPRPAGTHPNYQSQQTNQVESPDLLPIICAVGGALVGLFMGFSAFKAFNSSTGNN, from the coding sequence ATGGAGGAAGACTACTATATGATCCTGGGCGTATCCCAGGACGCCACCGAGGGGGAGATCAGGCAGGCCTACAAGCGAATGGCGCTCATCTACCATCCGGATAAGAATCAGCATCCCCAGACGGTGGCGCACTTCCGGAAGATAAAAGAGGCATTCGACGTCCTGTCGGTTGAGTCACTTAGGAACGCATACGATCGCGCCTTGCATCGTAGATCATCGAATACGAATAGTATTCCAAGGCCTGCAGGCACCCATCCCAATTACCAAAGTCAGCAGACCAACCAGGTGGAATCTCCCGATTTGCTGCCCATTATATGTGCCGTTGGCGGTGCACTGGTGGGTCTCTTCATGGGATTCAGTGCTTTCAAGGCGTTCAACTCGTCGACTGGAAATAACTAA